The window GATCGCCTTGCCGTAAACCAGCGAGTAAAGTACGCCGCCCCTGTTCTGGCGCACACCGCAAACACCCGTCTTTCCCTCGCCGATGATGCACTGGTGCGGGCACAACTCGCAGCGCACTTTGCCCCCCTCGAGCTTGGCGTAGAACAGCGCCTCTTTCATGCCTCCTCCACGCCATGATTCCTGCGGCTGAATAAACAACCGCAGTAGTTTTGCCGATAGAGTCCCAGCGCCTTACTCAGTTCGATGCTGCGCTTGAAGCCATCTTGCTTCTTGAAGTTCGCGG of the Calditrichota bacterium genome contains:
- a CDS encoding AmmeMemoRadiSam system radical SAM enzyme; protein product: MKEALFYAKLEGGKVRCELCPHQCIIGEGKTGVCGVRQNRGGVLYSLVYGKAI